From Penaeus monodon isolate SGIC_2016 chromosome 42, NSTDA_Pmon_1, whole genome shotgun sequence, one genomic window encodes:
- the LOC119599272 gene encoding uncharacterized protein LOC119599272 produces the protein MADLVKLLTLPLLLATIIITSSIRDVTSAAVDRRFAELPSEGSAGPVRPSDPHSHLLAPFRPSVDHARRRRLAGPLPKTDARRDPLAASSSSSSKGSRRYFRHRRPGLFF, from the exons ATGGCAGATCTAGTGAAACTATTG ACACTTCCCCTTCTGTTGGCAACAATCATCATTACGTCATCAATCCGTGACGTCACTTCCGCGGCGGTCGACCGACGCTTTGCGGAACTCCCCTCCGAAGGTTCCGCCGGCCCGGTTCGACCTTCGGATCCGCACTCTCACCTTCTCGCGCCCTTCCGCCCCTCCGTCGACCACGCCCGCAGGAGGAGACTGGCGGGTCCTCTCCCCAAGACGGACGCGAGACGGGACCCTCTCGCGGCGTCGTCTTCGTCAAGTAGCAAGGGTTCCAGGCGGTATTTCCGCCATCGCCGCCCTGGTCTCTTTTTCTGA